A window of the Lolium perenne isolate Kyuss_39 chromosome 7, Kyuss_2.0, whole genome shotgun sequence genome harbors these coding sequences:
- the LOC127317767 gene encoding uncharacterized protein encodes MVKTTTSNGSVGAKQQQQHLGGHGNGGKMRTYKGVRMRSWGAWVSEIRAPGQKTRIWLGSHSTAEAAARAYDAALLCLKGASAAAELNFPVRFPFDLPPAAMSPKSIQRVAAAAAVGSASAPIDFTCAGSASPSASSDITADCSSSSDITPDCSSSNASAVSSPETTASSDTADLDGYDMGGGLPDYSTLAEIDAFFQSPKCMEYAMMDPCSSFFAPAPMEMDEGCGWEEEGHIALWSFSSLN; translated from the coding sequence ATGGTGAAGACAACGACGAGCAATGGCAGCGTGGGGgcgaagcagcagcagcagcacctcGGAGGGCATGGCAATGGCGGCAAGATGAGGACGTACAAGGGCGTGCGGATGAGGAGCTGGGGCGCTTGGGTTTCTGAGATCCGTGCGCCGGGGCAGAAGACGAGGATATGGCTCGGCTCCCACTCCACcgccgaggcggcggcgcgcgcctACGACGCCGCGTTGCTCTGCCTCAAGggtgcctccgccgccgccgagctCAACTTCCCCGTGCGCTTTCCCTTCGACCTCCCGCCCGCCGCCATGTCGCCCAAGTCCATCCAGCgcgtcgctgccgccgccgccgtcggcagTGCCAGTGCTCCCATCGACTTCACCTGTGCCGGCAGTGCCAGCCCCAGCGCCAGCAGTGACATCACTGCGGACTGCAGCTCCAGCAGTGACATCACTCCGGACTGCAGCTCCAGCAATGCATCAGCAGTGAGCTCCCCCGAGACGACGGCCAGCAGCGACACGGCCGACCTCGACGGCTACGACATGGGAGGAGGCCTACCGGATTACAGCACGCTCGCGGAAATCGACGCGTTCTTCCAGTCGCCCAAGTGCATGGAGTACGCCATGATGGACCCGTGCAGCTCCTTCTTCGCACCGGCGCCCATGGAGATGGATGAAGGGTGCGGCTGGGAGGAGGAAGGCCACATTGCGCTCTGGAGCTTCTCCTCTCTCAACTGA
- the LOC127313427 gene encoding uncharacterized protein, giving the protein MVKAAANNGGAAAWRQQLEGGHGNGGKMRTYKGVRMRSWGAWVSEIRAPGQKTRTWLGSHSTAEAAARAYDAALLCLKGAGAGAELNFPVRFQFDLPPAAMSPKSIQRVAAAAAASSNAPVDFTCSGSTSPSASDNCIAPDCSSSNASVVSSPETVASCSDTADHDGYDIVGGLPDYSALADIDAFFQSPKCMEYAMMDPCSSFFAPAPMEMDDGCGWEEEGHIALWSFSSSF; this is encoded by the coding sequence atggtgaaggCAGCGGCGAAcaacggcggcgcggcggcgtggcggcaGCAGCTGGAAGGCGGGCATGGCAATGGCGGCAAGATGAGGACGTACAAGGGCGTGCGGATGCGGAGCTGGGGCGCGTGGGTGTCGGAGATCCGAGCGCCGGGGCAGAAGACGAGGACATGGCTCGGCTCCCACTCCACCGCCGAGGCTGCCGCGCGCGCCTATGACGCCGCCCTGCTCTGCCTCaagggcgccggcgccggcgccgagcTCAACTTCCCCGTGCGCTTCCAGTTCGACCTCCCGCCGGCCGCCATGTCGCCCAAGTCCATCCAGCGCGTCGCGGCAGCCGCAGCCGCCAGTTCCAACGCTCCCGTCGACTTCACCTGTTCCGGCAGCACCAGCCCCAGCGCTAGTGATAATTGCATCGCTCCGGACTGCAGCTCCAGCAATGCCTCGGTGGTGAGCTCCCCGGAGACGGTCGCCAGCTGCAGTGACACCGCCGACCACGACGGCTACGACATCGTAGGAGGCCTCCCGGATTACAGCGCGCTCGCGGACATCGACGCGTTCTTCCAGTCGCCCAAGTGCATGGAGTACGCCATGATGGACCCGTGCAGCTCCTTCTTCGCGCCAGCGCCGATGGAGATGGATGATGGATGCGGCTGGGAGGAGGAAGGCCACATTGCGCTTTGGAGCTTCTCCTCTTCTTTCTGA
- the LOC127313426 gene encoding E3 ubiquitin-protein ligase RING1-like gives MSAPGATGARPRQRRRWRLYWCYVCRRALRTVSSPTSDVFCPRCLGRFLHEIELPTPVHSPIEQLFQPPPPLPTYFQPPPPLPTYEGAPRHWVIYRGEDDDGDTPRPRRRRRVPSPPPFPGTRGGLDGADAGPPATGFNPAEFFTGPNLNALIEGLTQNDRPGPAPAPASAIDSLPTVRISPAHMADGSQCPVCKEEFELGETARELPCKHAYHSDCIVPWLRLHNSCPVCRQELPLPTGESPDGSGGSDGDGGAERREPPGQLMAGWGPLAWLLMLGDPGVGGWEHGAERRGSREGEDGADDGGGNASSGLSGPTIMRSFVLVAACFFFVSFFV, from the coding sequence ATGTCAGCGCCTGGCGCGACCGGCGCCCGTCCGCGGCAGCGCCGGAGGTGGCGCCTGTACTGGTGCTACGTGTGCCGCCGCGCCCTGCGCACCGTGTCGTCCCCCACCTCCGACGTCTTCTGCCCGCGCTGCCTCGGCCGCTTCCTCCACGAGATCGAGCTGCCGACGCCGGTGCACTCACCGATCGAGCAGCtcttccagccgccgccgccattGCCCACGTACTtccagccgccgccgccattGCCCACGTACGAGGGCGCCCCTCGCCACTGGGTCATTTACAGGGGCGAGGACGACGACGGCGACACGCCGCGCccacgccgccgtcgccgggtCCCGTCCCCACCCCCGTTCCCGGGCACGCGCGGCGGCCTGGACGGCGCCGATGCCGGTCCACCGGCCACCGGCTTTAACCCAGCAGAGTTCTTCACCGGCCCCAACCTCAACGCGCTCATCGAGGGGCTCACGCAGAACGACCGCCCGggtccggcgccggcgccggcatcGGCCATCGACTCGCTCCCGACGGTGCGCATCTCGCCGGCGCACATGGCGGACGGCTCGCAGTGCCCCGTGTGCAAGGAGGAGTTCGAGCTCGGGGAGACCGCGCGTGAGCTGCCGTGCAAGCACGCCTACCACTCCGACTGCATCGTGCCATGGCTCCGGCTCCACAACTCCTGCCCGGTCTGCCGCCAGGAGCTGCCACTGCCGACCGGCGAGTCTCCTGATGGCAGCGGCGGCAGCGACGGCGACGGAGGAGCGGAGAGGAGGGAGCCGCCGGGGCAGCTGATGGCCGGCTGGGgccctctggcgtggctgttaaTGCTGGGGGATCCGGGCGTGGGAGGATGGGAGCATGGAGCTGAACGGCGCGGGAGCAGGGAAGGGGAGGACGGCGCTGATGACGGCGGCGGCAATGCCAGCTCCGGGCTCTCTGGCCCGACGATCATGCGGTCCTTTGTTCTCGTCGCTGCTTGCTTCTTCTTCGTCTCCTTTTTCGTTTGA